One genomic segment of Fervidobacterium pennivorans includes these proteins:
- the rplN gene encoding 50S ribosomal protein L14 translates to MIQNESYLVAADNSGAKVLRVIRVLGGSHKKYGTVGDIVVCSVREAVPNTDIKKGDVVKAVIVRTRKEIRRPDGSYIRFDDNAAVVLDKFNQPKGTRVFGPVARELREKGFMKIVSLAPEVW, encoded by the coding sequence ATGATACAGAACGAAAGCTACCTCGTAGCAGCGGACAATTCTGGTGCTAAGGTTTTAAGAGTTATAAGAGTGCTTGGAGGTTCTCACAAGAAGTATGGAACAGTTGGTGACATTGTGGTTTGCAGCGTTAGGGAAGCTGTACCAAACACAGATATTAAGAAGGGCGATGTTGTAAAAGCAGTTATCGTGAGGACAAGAAAAGAAATTAGAAGACCAGATGGAAGTTACATAAGATTTGATGACAATGCAGCTGTAGTGCTTGATAAGTTTAATCAACCAAAGGGAACACGTGTCTTTGGACCAGTGGCAAGGGAACTGAGAGAAAAAGGATTCATGAAAATCGTATCTCTTGCTCCAGAAGTATGGTAA
- the rpsQ gene encoding 30S ribosomal protein S17, translating into MPKKRFIGVVVSDKMDKTVTVKVERLVKHPKFGKYVKRSKKFYAHDENNACRIGDIVEIEESRPLSKLKRWVVVRIVERSRLGETPEAEVLDTELLEGGSEQ; encoded by the coding sequence ATGCCTAAGAAAAGATTCATCGGAGTTGTTGTTAGCGATAAAATGGATAAGACTGTAACTGTTAAAGTGGAAAGACTTGTTAAACATCCAAAGTTTGGAAAATATGTGAAAAGATCTAAGAAATTCTACGCTCACGATGAGAACAACGCTTGTAGGATTGGAGACATTGTCGAAATTGAAGAATCAAGACCTCTCAGCAAATTGAAAAGATGGGTCGTTGTAAGAATCGTTGAACGTTCAAGACTTGGAGAAACGCCTGAGGCAGAGGTATTAGACACGGAACTACTTGAAGGGGGTAGTGAACAATGA
- the rpmC gene encoding 50S ribosomal protein L29 yields the protein MKPVEIRNMSNEELLKLLEEKKRTLMNLRFQNAMGELRDFSLIQKTKRDIARIKTILRERELGIRR from the coding sequence ATGAAGCCTGTGGAAATTAGAAATATGAGCAATGAAGAATTGTTAAAGCTTTTAGAGGAAAAGAAAAGAACACTTATGAACTTGAGATTCCAAAACGCGATGGGAGAACTTAGGGACTTCAGCTTGATTCAAAAAACCAAAAGGGACATTGCACGAATCAAAACAATCCTTCGCGAACGTGAACTTGGTATAAGGAGGTAA
- the rplP gene encoding 50S ribosomal protein L16: MLMPKRVKYRKQQRGRTKGDAKGGALVVFGEYGLKALEPAWITAQQIEACRLAITRTLKKEGKLWIKIFPDKSYTKHPPETKLGKGKGNVEGWVAVVKPGKVMFEIGGVDEETAIKALEYAATKLPIKTKIVTRHHIGGEAV; the protein is encoded by the coding sequence ATGTTGATGCCGAAAAGAGTAAAATACAGAAAACAGCAAAGAGGCCGAACAAAAGGCGATGCAAAAGGTGGAGCATTGGTTGTTTTTGGTGAATACGGCCTTAAAGCATTAGAACCAGCTTGGATTACAGCACAACAGATAGAAGCTTGCAGGTTGGCGATAACAAGGACTCTCAAAAAGGAAGGAAAACTGTGGATAAAGATATTCCCAGACAAGTCCTACACGAAACATCCACCTGAAACAAAACTCGGAAAAGGTAAGGGTAACGTTGAAGGTTGGGTTGCTGTAGTAAAACCGGGAAAGGTAATGTTTGAAATCGGTGGTGTGGACGAAGAAACAGCTATCAAAGCGCTCGAATACGCGGCAACAAAACTTCCGATAAAGACAAAGATAGTTACGAGACATCACATAGGTGGTGAAGCAGTATGA
- the rpsC gene encoding 30S ribosomal protein S3, translating to MGQKVHPKGFRLGLTAEWDAQWFNEKKYSEYLLEDEAIRDFIKKTYNQAGIARVFIQRPDAERVLVTIHAARPGILIGRKGAGITELRQSLESKFNRKFGVDIVEVKTPETEATLVAESIAQKIEKRASYKIVMKRAIAAAMRRGAKGIKIMVSGRLAGAEIARTEWYLKGRLPLQTLRAIIDYSTARAETKYGTIGVKVWIYKGDANI from the coding sequence GTGGGTCAAAAAGTTCATCCAAAGGGTTTTAGGCTCGGATTAACGGCAGAATGGGACGCACAGTGGTTCAATGAGAAAAAATACAGTGAATACTTACTCGAAGACGAAGCCATCAGGGACTTCATAAAGAAAACATACAACCAAGCAGGTATTGCAAGAGTATTTATCCAAAGACCAGATGCTGAAAGAGTATTGGTCACTATCCATGCAGCAAGACCTGGAATTCTCATCGGAAGAAAAGGTGCTGGCATAACAGAACTCAGACAATCACTCGAGAGCAAATTTAACAGGAAGTTTGGTGTTGACATAGTCGAAGTAAAAACGCCTGAGACTGAGGCAACACTCGTAGCAGAATCCATTGCACAGAAAATTGAGAAGAGGGCTTCCTACAAGATTGTCATGAAAAGAGCAATCGCTGCTGCAATGAGAAGAGGAGCAAAGGGAATAAAGATAATGGTCTCTGGTAGGTTGGCAGGTGCTGAAATTGCAAGAACTGAGTGGTATTTGAAGGGAAGACTCCCACTCCAGACGCTTAGAGCTATTATAGATTACTCTACAGCCAGAGCGGAAACAAAATATGGAACCATAGGTGTGAAAGTTTGGATATACAAAGGCGACGCGAATATATAA
- the rplV gene encoding 50S ribosomal protein L22 has product MQPIVKREGLKRSKFHAKRKEVLATLPKYEARAVARFVRISPRKARAVVNSIRGKNVSEAYTILEFSPKKAARIVYNVLKSAVANATNNFGLSEDNLYVAECYVNDGPRMKRVWPRGRGRADIIQKRMSHITVVVRDREKEKEYKENAK; this is encoded by the coding sequence ATGCAACCCATCGTCAAACGAGAAGGACTCAAAAGGTCCAAGTTCCATGCGAAACGTAAAGAGGTTCTCGCAACGTTACCAAAATATGAAGCACGTGCTGTTGCAAGGTTCGTGCGCATATCTCCTAGGAAGGCAAGAGCTGTTGTTAACTCCATAAGGGGTAAAAATGTTTCAGAAGCGTATACAATTCTTGAATTTTCGCCTAAAAAGGCTGCACGAATCGTGTACAATGTGCTAAAATCTGCAGTAGCGAATGCAACGAATAACTTTGGACTTTCCGAAGACAACCTTTATGTTGCCGAATGCTACGTAAACGACGGACCAAGAATGAAGAGAGTTTGGCCACGCGGTAGAGGAAGAGCGGACATCATTCAGAAAAGGATGTCCCATATAACTGTTGTTGTTAGAGACAGGGAAAAAGAAAAAGAATACAAAGAAAATGCAAAATAA
- a CDS encoding IS110 family RNA-guided transposase has translation MAILAIDVSKNYLSFFSDFIGSGTVENSPQGIVELFNKAFASSSDFSLVLESTGVFSFNVANFFFQNNVPVFWVKTDNIKLYRKILNRPKTDKIDAELIFSIASKFPESLVPFVNNSYIISELRNLTRLYLKFNEDIARLKLRLYSYVSLYFPKLDFKLNKTFECLLKDYTIEEIANMPIEELFEYIAKISRHNVSSQVLAEKLQTLAKDALRLSVNPSNTLRISIVSTIDLIQHYEKQIELVKKEISKLLKVISNTLTTVKGIGEITAAGIIAEIGDINRFEKASALASYAGLVWTINQSGNYKSENNQLTKKGNKYLRTYLVMAANGVKTYDPVYKEYYRKKYAEATTHKHMRALILTARKLVNLVYYLLKNNVPYVPMK, from the coding sequence TTGGCTATTTTAGCTATTGATGTCTCAAAGAACTATCTTTCTTTCTTTTCTGATTTCATCGGTAGTGGGACTGTTGAGAACTCTCCTCAAGGTATTGTTGAACTTTTTAACAAAGCTTTTGCTTCTTCTTCCGATTTTTCTCTTGTCCTTGAATCAACTGGTGTTTTTTCTTTTAATGTCGCTAACTTCTTCTTTCAAAACAACGTACCTGTCTTTTGGGTTAAAACTGATAACATTAAGCTCTATCGCAAAATTCTCAATCGTCCTAAAACTGACAAAATCGATGCTGAACTTATTTTCTCTATCGCTTCTAAATTTCCTGAGTCTTTAGTCCCTTTTGTCAATAACTCATATATCATCTCTGAGCTTCGTAATCTCACCAGACTTTATTTAAAGTTCAACGAAGATATCGCTCGATTGAAACTTAGGCTCTATTCGTATGTTTCTCTTTATTTCCCTAAACTTGACTTTAAACTAAATAAGACTTTCGAATGCCTGCTTAAAGATTATACAATCGAAGAAATCGCAAACATGCCAATTGAAGAGTTATTTGAATATATTGCGAAAATTTCCAGACACAATGTCTCTTCACAAGTCTTAGCAGAAAAACTCCAAACTCTTGCTAAAGATGCCTTGAGGTTGTCTGTTAATCCTTCAAACACTCTGAGAATATCTATTGTTTCCACTATCGATTTGATACAGCACTATGAAAAACAAATCGAACTAGTAAAGAAAGAAATAAGTAAATTACTTAAAGTAATTTCGAACACACTAACAACAGTCAAAGGGATAGGAGAAATAACTGCAGCTGGAATTATAGCCGAAATAGGAGACATCAATCGTTTCGAAAAAGCCTCAGCGTTAGCATCATACGCAGGGCTTGTATGGACAATCAATCAAAGTGGAAATTACAAATCAGAAAACAACCAACTAACGAAAAAAGGGAACAAGTATCTAAGAACATACCTAGTAATGGCAGCGAACGGAGTAAAGACATACGATCCTGTATACAAAGAATATTATCGCAAAAAGTACGCAGAAGCAACAACACACAAACACATGAGAGCGCTAATATTAACTGCAAGGAAATTAGTAAATTTAGTGTATTATTTACTAAAGAACAACGTACCGTATGTACCGATGAAATAG
- the rpsS gene encoding 30S ribosomal protein S19: protein MSRSSKKGPYVDPKLLKKIRMLNETGEKKIIKTWSRASTIVPEMVGHTIAVYNGMKHIPVYITENMVGHKLGEFSFTRRFGGHTNKSAKKGEVKK from the coding sequence ATGAGCCGTTCCAGTAAAAAAGGACCTTACGTAGATCCGAAACTGTTAAAGAAGATAAGAATGCTTAACGAGACTGGTGAAAAGAAGATTATCAAAACATGGAGCAGGGCAAGTACAATCGTTCCCGAAATGGTTGGCCACACAATTGCGGTCTACAACGGTATGAAACACATTCCGGTCTACATAACGGAAAACATGGTTGGTCACAAGCTTGGCGAATTCTCGTTCACCAGGAGATTTGGAGGTCACACGAACAAATCAGCTAAAAAAGGTGAGGTCAAGAAATAA